Proteins co-encoded in one Myripristis murdjan chromosome 4, fMyrMur1.1, whole genome shotgun sequence genomic window:
- the pdcb gene encoding phosducin b — protein sequence MSGKVMEMEEVVTQTGPKGVINDWRRFKLESMDQENLPPAKRELLRQMSSPHRPKDDSRASLNRKMSVQEYELLKDEDEACLKKYRKRCMQEMHDKLSFGPKFEGVHDLDSGEAFLQVIEKEHHSTVVIVHIYKVGVKGCEQLNNCLDCLAAEYPTVKFCRIDAVASGAGERFSDEVLPTLLVYKAGELIGNFLACTEHLNEEFFATDVEAFLNGYGLLPEKELQGPADDEENDVE from the exons ATGTCTGGCAAAGTGATGGAGATGGAAGAGGTTGTGACACAAACAG GTCCAAAGGGAGTGATCAATGACTGGAGGAGGTTTAAGCTGGAAAGTATGGACCAGGAAAACCTGCCACCTGCCAAGAGGGAACTGCTGAGACAGATGTCCTCCCCACACAGGCCCAAAGATGACTCTAGAGCAAGCCTAAACCGCAAG ATGAGCGTCCAGGAGTATGAACTGCTCAAGGACGAGGATGAGGCATGTCTCAAGAAGTATCGAAAGCGCTGCATGCAGGAGATGCACGATAAGCTCAGCTTTGGGCCCAAGTTTGAAGGTGTGCATGACCTGGACAGCGGGGAGGCCTTCCTACAAGTCATCGAGAAGGAGCACCACAGCACGGTGGTGATTGTCCACATATACAAGGTTGGAGTCAAAGGTTGTGAGCAGCTCAACAACTGCCTTGACTGCCTGGCTGCTGAATACCCAACCGTAAAGTTCTGCAGGATTGATGCAGTCGCGTCGGGGGCTGGTGAGCGGTTCTCAGATGAAGTTTTGCCTACGCTGCTGGTGTACAAAGCTGGTGAGCTAATAGGGAACTtcctggcctgcacagagcacCTCAATGAGGAATTCTTCGCCACAGATGTGGAAGCCTTCCTCAATGGCTATGGCTTGCTGCCAGAGAAAGAGCTGCAAGGGCCGGCTGATGATGAGGAGAATGATGTAGAGTAA